A genomic region of Candidozyma auris chromosome 5, complete sequence contains the following coding sequences:
- a CDS encoding mRNA splicing protein SYF1 has translation MGEYELENRLDIFEDLLRKRPFLINDVRLKSSPNNVDLWLERASIYDNDHGGRIKALVDALMNINPLHATGQKSLVSIWEEYAKIYLDSGDVNTAILIYSKAAKSQFKDASELASVHIMWTEALLNVSDEAALEHIEDVLYNHIPPNFKQVKFHISSMPVQARVFKSVDLWKFYIDLLKAVLDEKNLEVINNKMHTAYQKMMHLEVITLRLIFDYASFLKQQNMLDRAFSLYEEALRAFQAPMAQYELWKAYLEDTILQKSANENRIRDLLEQCLSGVPLPGHLVKNIFDMYIDFEERNQMPIKTLKLLERAIAYLGQAIQGPVMDYSKQELNKIVDDKYVFQLQLLTRIAQVKDHQLLRSAYETAVQDLHYSMPQILDLGLRFIEFETLQKEIVRARSLFKHFTSLGSPESLLFAKVWAAWEKFESEHGSEELIQDMFSYRRKLSRVFADIAQAKSEVNPMGFVKGETKGGEIKPKHVENPDAIDLDMDM, from the coding sequence ATGGGCGAATACGAACTCGAAAATCGCCTCGATATCTTCGAAGACCTTCTCAGAAAGCGGCcttttctcatcaatgacGTGAGACTCAAAAGCAGTCCAAACAACGTCGATCTCTGGCTCGAACGTGCATCAATATACGACAATGACCACGGTGGCAGAATCAAAGCTCTAGTGGACGCTCTCATGAATATCAATCCGCTACATGCAACGGGACAAAAGAGCTTGGTGAGTATATGGGAGGAATACGCAAAGATATATCTAGACCTGGGTGACGTGAACACTGCGATTTTGATTTATTCCAAAGCGGCCAAATCTCAGTTCAAAGATGCCCTGGAACTTGCGTCTGTCCATATCATGTGGACAGAAGCGCTCTTAAATGTTTCTGACGAGGCAGCTCTTGAACACATCGAGGATGTCTTATACAATCATATACCTCCCAACTTCAAGCAGGTGAAGTTTCACATCTCCTCTATGCCTGTCCAAGCAAGAGTGTTCAAATCTGTCGATTTATGGAAATTTTATATCGACCTACTAAAAGCTGTCTtggatgagaagaatctcGAGGTGATAAACAACAAAATGCACACGGCGTATCAGAAAATGATGCATCTAGAAGTGATTACTCTACGACTTATCTTTGATTATgcttcatttttgaagcagcaaaaCATGCTAGACCGTGCATTCTCTTTGTACGAGGAGGCGCTTCGTGCTTTTCAAGCCCCAATGGCCCAATATGAACTTTGGAAAGCATACTTGGAAGATACTATACTACAAAAGCTGGCCAATGAAAACCGAATCCGTGATCTTTTGGAGCAGTGCTTGCTGGGCGTGCCATTGCCGGGCCATCTTGTAAAAAACATATTCGATATGTACATTGACTTCGAAGAAAGGAACCAAATGCCTATAAAAACACTCAAGTTGCTTGAAAGAGCAATTGCTTACCTTGGACAGGCTATCCAAGGTCCTGTTATGGACTACTCAAAACAGGAACTCAACAAGATTGTGGACGACAAATACGTCTTCCAACTTCAGCTTTTGACCAGGATTGCGCAGGTGAAGGACCACCAGCTTTTAAGAAGTGCTTACGAAACAGCAGTTCAGGATTTGCACTACTCAATGCCGCAAATTCTCGACTTAGGACTCCGTTTTATCGAGTTTGAGACACTTCAGAAGGAAATTGTGAGAGCAAGAtctcttttcaaacacTTCACTCTGTTGGGAAGTCCGGAAtcacttctttttgctAAAGTTTGGGCCGCCTGGGAAAAGTTTGAATCTGAACATGGGTCCGAAGAACTAATTCAAGATATGTTTAGTTACAGAAGAAAGCTCTCGAGAGTTTTTGCTGACATTGCTCAAGCTAAGAGCGAGGTAAATCCTATGGGATTTGTGAAGGGAGAGACCAAGGGAGGAGAGATCAAGCCCAAGCATGTCGAGAATCCCGACGCCATCGATTTAGACATGGACATGTGA
- a CDS encoding cullin CUL3: MIPAGQKRTKIRAPRKISTLGSSSSADSQLDYDASWGLLANAIAQIQHKNVSNLSYEQLYRKAYTLVLKKFGERLYNDVAGAIGDHLRQRQRQLVQITETKQFKASWKEDFLKAAVSEWSEHLQSMKFISDVLMYLNRVYVKECRKLLVYDMGVVLFDINVIRHDNFAVGNMLIDIVIDEFTSSRKGHVITTRSYLQQVLAMFEMLSNDEPNVAASVPGAPTGDNVYSDHFERAFLASSQQFYSALAHEIMSSMSGSRYLQDTLKFINDEEKRIAYLLPQKTATKIIHMMNNYLIKERLDKVVTFPASQQGITYWLDPLVSKVRDTLGSSTSASAQHVADSLTELKIFHTLAERIDPDKKLLKVRLKEALIKIGLQFPDYVTKHLEQQQQQQQQTSDAPKKVSVSTTSATFATLWIDMILNFNNELNTALKSCFNGDADIAHTIHEAFRDFINRSNQPTKKSTIGPSTSAPELLSIYMDSQIKQLLKSSGSKRVTSDSNASVDETQDFLHKSLSFLRFIKDKDAFEAHYANHFAKRFLNSKGSSSIVSGVDARYNGDIEELVIAKLGEELGSATMEKIIKMKKDVNSSGDLTMEWKNHANSHKLPTIELELKVCHVSDWPKSMTKDYKSFANTNGQIGFIWPNKIRETIRTFEEYWLTGKKNDNKSLFWCPKFGSMDLRITYPSRTYDINLSTYAGVIMLLFGPQTSDSDEAPFERKQELTYEEIRELTNIPESDLKRQLQSIAVAPRSRLLVKVPMSKEIQSGDRFMLNDKFKSPTTKVKVLTVSSGSAKSEQKKTEQAEESEEVKANIEEGRKHLVNAAVVRIMKSRQTVSHNELVAELVKQLHGRFQPSTVLIKQRIEDLIEKEYLKRDSEQIGVYHYIA; this comes from the coding sequence ATGATCCCAGCAGGCCAGAAACGCACGAAAATCAGGGCTCCGAGAAAAATCTCCACTTTgggctcttcttcctccgcTGACTCCCAGCTTGACTACGACGCTTCCTGGGGTCTTTTGGCAAACGCCATAGCACAGATCCAACATAAGAACGTGTCAAACTTGCTGTATGAGCAACTTTACAGAAAGGCTTATACCTTGGTGTTAAAAAAGTTTGGTGAGAGATTGTACAACGATGTGGCAGGTGCAATTGGCGATCATCTACGCCAGAGACAGAGACAGTTGGTGCAAATCACCGAAACGAAACAGTTCAAGGCGTCGTGGAAAGAAGATTTTTTGAAGGCTGCTGTGTCTGAGTGGTCTGAGCATTTGCAGCTGATGAAGTTTATCAGCGATGTGCTAATGTACTTGAATCGAGTTTATGTGAAAGAGTGCCGCAAGCTTTTGGTGTACGATATGGGGGTTGTTCTCTTTGACATCAATGTGATTCGCCATGATAACTTTGCCGTGGGCAACATGCTTATAGATATTGTCATTGACGAGTTCACGAGCTCGAGAAAGGGCCATGTTATTACCACTAGACTGTATCTCCAACAGGTGCTTGCCATGTTTGAGATGCTTTCAAATGACGAGCCCAATGTGGCTGCCTCGGTGCCAGGGGCTCCCACAGGTGATAATGTATATCTGGATCATTTTGAACGGGCTTTTTTGGCTCTGCTGCAACAGTTTTATCTGGCGTTAGCTCATGAGATAATGCTGCTGATGCTGGGCTCCAGATATTTACAGGATACACTTAAATTCATCaacgatgaagagaaaagaattgCATACTTGCTTCCTCAAAAAACCGCCACCAAAATCATTCACATGATGAACAATTACTTAATCAAGGAGAGACTTGACAAAGTGGTGACTTTCCCAGCATCCCAGCAAGGGATTACTTACTGGCTAGATCCTCTAGTATCTAAGGTAAGAGATACCCTTGGATCTTCCACCTCCGCTTCAGCGCAGCATGTGGCCGATAGCTTGACCGAGCTCAAGATCTTCCATACCCTCGCTGAGCGGATCGACCCTGACAAAAAACTTCTAAAGGTGCGCTTGAAGGAAGCTTTAATCAAAATTGGTTTACAGTTCCCTGACTATGTCACTAAACATCTagagcaacagcaacaacagcagcagcagacgTCGGATGCTCCCAAAAAAGTGTCCGTGAGCACAACCTCGGCTACCTTTGCAACGTTATGGATCGACATGattctcaatttcaacaacgAATTGAACACGGCACTAAAGAGCTGTTTCAATGGTGATGCAGATATCGCACACACCATTCACGAAGCATTTAGGGACTTCATCAACCGTCTGAATCAGCCAACAAAGAAACTGACCATCGGACCATCTACTAGTGCGCCAGAGTTGCTCTCTATCTACATGGATTCCCAAATCAAGCAGCTCTTGAAGCTGCTGGGTTCCAAGCGTGTCACCCTGGACCTGAACGCCAGCGTGGATGAGACGCAAGATTTCTTGCACAAGTCGCTCTCGTTTCTTCGCTTCATCAAGGATAAGGATGCTTTCGAAGCTCACTACGCAAATCACTTTGCGAAGCGGTTTCTCAACTCTAAAGGTTCGTCATCCATTGTCCTGGGCGTCGATGCTCGTTATAATGGTGATATCGAGGAGCTTGTTATAGCGaaacttggtgaagaattggGCAGCGCTACcatggagaaaatcattaagatgaagaaagacgTCAACTCATCTGGGGATTTGACGATGGAATGGAAGAATCATGCAAATTCTCACAAACTACCCACGATCGAGCTCGAACTCAAGGTGTGTCATGTTTCTGATTGGCCCAAGAGCATGACAAAAGACTATAAGAGCTTTGCCAACACCAATGGTCAAATTGGCTTCATTTGGCCCAATAAGATACGAGAAACGATCAGAACGTTTGAAGAATACTGGCTTACAGGCAAAAAGAACGATAACAAATCTCTCTTTTGGTGTCCGAAGTTTGGCCTGATGGATCTTCGGATCACGTACCCATCGAGGACGTATGATATCAATCTTTCTACCTATGCGGGAGTCATCATGCTCCTCTTTGGCCCTCAGACCAGTGATTCGGACGAAGCGCCTTTCGAGCGGAAACAGGAACTTACCTATGAGGAGATCAGAGAGCTAACGAATATTCCAGAGAGTGATTTAAAGAGGCAACTTCAGTCGATTGCCGTGGCGCCGCGGCTGCGTCTTCTTGTCAAGGTACCTATGTCTAAGGAGATTCAAAGCGGTGACCGTTTCATGCTCAATGACAAGTTCAAGCTGCCCACTACCAAGGTGAAGGTTCTCACGGTGTCGCTGGGATCGGCGAAACTGGAGCAGAAAAAAACAGAGCAGGCAGAAGAGAGCGAGGAAGTCAAGGCCAACATTGAGGAGGGAAGAAAGCATCTTGTGAACGCGGCGGTGGTGAGAATCATGAAATCGAGGCAGACCGTCAGTCACAACGAACTTGTGGCCgagttggtgaagcagTTACATGGGAGATTTCAACCTCTGACGGTGCTCATCAAGCAGAGAATCGAGGACCTCATAGAGAAGGAGTATCTCAAAAGAGATAGCGAGCAGATTGGTGTTTATCACTACATTGCATAA